One window of Mucilaginibacter inviolabilis genomic DNA carries:
- a CDS encoding DUF4468 domain-containing protein, translating into MKRTPLIILCLMACCLALPAFAFAQTDTAKIDIPMNKGKLSYENASKNMAGKAELFKRASKWFSMVFPDQSEGKVVIDRQAGTINGFGLFKVVTSDSGNYYWLRFNVAIAVTDTGYTYRAYNYYEKPIEKGITNEYSKIEYRWWDYRRGHPWSAEDKRLFTGLNNNSRTLLASLKTIMDK; encoded by the coding sequence ATGAAAAGAACCCCGCTTATTATTCTTTGCTTGATGGCCTGTTGTTTGGCTTTGCCTGCTTTTGCATTTGCGCAAACAGATACCGCTAAAATTGATATCCCTATGAATAAGGGAAAGTTAAGCTATGAAAACGCTTCGAAAAATATGGCCGGTAAAGCCGAACTATTTAAGCGGGCAAGTAAATGGTTTAGTATGGTGTTCCCGGATCAGTCGGAAGGTAAAGTTGTTATTGATCGGCAAGCCGGAACCATTAATGGCTTTGGATTGTTCAAAGTGGTCACCAGCGATTCGGGGAACTATTATTGGTTAAGGTTCAATGTAGCTATTGCGGTGACAGATACCGGATATACCTATCGCGCCTATAATTATTACGAAAAGCCGATAGAAAAAGGTATCACCAATGAATACTCCAAAATTGAATATCGCTGGTGGGATTATCGCCGCGGACACCCCTGGTCGGCAGAAGATAAACGATTGTTTACCGGTTTAAATAACAACTCGCGTACACTCCTGGCCTCGCTAAAAACCATTATGGATAAATAA
- a CDS encoding ThuA domain-containing protein, whose amino-acid sequence MKTFKIIAIVLLLVTGSSLISVAQNKHPRFRAIAIAEVGGGHALFDAAAKIWLDKLAIDSNFTIDYITDTKPITKDFLKQYQLFIQLDYPPYPWGPEAQAAFTEYLEQGKGGWIGFHHPTLLGVFDGYPMWQWYCQFMGGIEFKDTIHGGTTALLTVEDKNHPIMAGLPASFTTRDEWYTYNKSPRPNVHVLASIDENTYVPDKPIKMGDHPVIWTNEHIKAKNIYIAMGHFPELFQDSTFTTLVRNTIFWTVKSN is encoded by the coding sequence ATGAAAACATTTAAAATTATTGCCATCGTTTTACTGCTCGTTACTGGCAGTTCACTCATTAGCGTTGCTCAAAATAAACACCCGCGTTTCCGGGCTATTGCCATTGCCGAAGTTGGCGGGGGACATGCCTTGTTTGATGCCGCCGCCAAAATATGGCTGGACAAGCTGGCCATCGATAGCAACTTTACCATTGATTATATTACCGATACCAAACCCATAACCAAGGATTTTTTAAAACAATATCAATTGTTTATCCAACTGGATTATCCGCCCTATCCCTGGGGACCAGAAGCTCAGGCGGCTTTTACAGAGTACCTGGAACAAGGTAAAGGTGGCTGGATTGGTTTTCACCATCCTACCCTGCTGGGTGTGTTTGATGGTTACCCCATGTGGCAGTGGTATTGCCAGTTTATGGGTGGCATTGAATTTAAGGATACCATACACGGCGGCACAACTGCCTTACTCACCGTTGAAGATAAAAACCACCCTATTATGGCAGGCTTACCGGCATCATTCACCACCAGGGATGAGTGGTATACCTACAATAAAAGTCCGCGCCCCAATGTGCATGTATTAGCCAGTATTGACGAAAACACCTACGTACCGGATAAGCCCATCAAAATGGGCGATCACCCGGTGATATGGACAAATGAGCATATCAAGGCCAAAAATATCTACATAGCCATGGGCCACTTCCCCGAACTTTTTCAGGACAGCACGTTTACGACGTTGGTGAGAAACACGATATTCTGGACGGTGAAATCTAATTAG